The genomic interval CCAGCCCTGATCGAGCGGGCCGAACTGGAAGAGGGGCTTGTCGTTGAGCATCAGCCGCGGGACGTTGTGGCGGTCGCGTCCGGTCGAGAACTTGCGCATCGCCGTATAGCTGCGCACCTGGTCCACGATACGGCCGTCGTGGCGCAGCGTCACCTTCAGGTCGTAGAGGAAGGGCGTGTCGGGGCTCCAGAGCTTCGGCTCCGCCACGGACAGCTCCACGGGGGCGCCGTTGAGCGCGCGGCCGGCGGCCACCTGCGTCTCCCCGTCGTAGAGCGCGACTTCGACGAGGTCTCCGGGAACCGCCTCCGAGAGGGGCGCTTCGACGAGGAACCGTTTCCGGTCGAGATCGGGCGTCGTCCGCACCTCGCGGATGTACCGCTGCGGCACGGCTTCGAGCCACACGGTCTGCCAGATGCCGCTCACGGACGAGTACCAGATGCCTTCGGGCCTGTCGGACTGTTTGCCGCGCGGCTGGTAGCTCTTCTCGGTGGGGTCCCAGACCCGGACGCGGAGGGTGTTGCCGTTTTTCGCCAGGGCTTCGGTGATGTCGAACGCGAAGGGGGTGAAGCCGCCCGTGTGCGAGCCGACGGCGATGCCGTTCACCCAGACGTCGGTCTTCCAGTCCACGGCGCCGAAGTGCAGCAGCACCCGTTTGCCGTGCCATTTCTCCGGAACGGAGAAGGTCCGTTCGTACCAGAGACCGTTCGCGGCGCCGGGGCATCGGCCCACGCCCGAGAGCGCCGACTCCGCGGCGAACGGCACGAGAATCTCGCCGTCGAATTCTTCGGGCGTTTCGCCCAGCGGGCGGATCGCGTAGTTCCACAGGCCGTTGAGGTTCTGCCACTCGCCGCGGACCAGTTGCGGGCGCGGGTATTCGGGCAGGACGTTCTGCGGGTCGAGATTCTCGCCCCAGACGGTTTTGATGCGGTCGCCGGCGGGCTGCCATTGCGCCGCGGCGGAGAGTGCCGCCAAAATGGCGGCGGTCAGCAGGAAGGTTCTTTTCATAATAAAAATAGGTGTAGCGGGATTGATCTTTTCGAATCCTAAAAATAGAAAATTCCCGCCGTTTTTGCAAATTTGCAGCCCGATTTCCGGCTTTCGGCCTCTCCGGCGGGAGCGCGGGGTCCGGGAACGGGCCGGACGACGGCCTCGCTGTATCCGGCGTCGGCACGGTACGTCCGGGTGTCGGCCTCGTCGCGGAGGCGTTTCCGGCAGACCCGCCGATTTCCGGCTTCGGCCGGGAAGGGAAAGTGTCTTCGGACGGCTTTTCCGGCGACGGCGGCGCGGTGTCCGGATATACTCCGCGCATACGCACCGCCGGACGCGGAAAAGGGGGCCGCACATGTGGAAGTGTACGGGCATCGCAGCGGCGTATAATGGGATTTTTGGTTCGTATTGTGTTGATGTGTAGTGTGTTATGTTTTGTATCGGGGGGGGGTGAAACGGGCTTTTGTCTCCATATTATACTCTTTTGGGAGGATAGTATACAATTCGGCACAGGAGAAAATCTACCTTTGTTTTACAAAAATCAGCCGCTATGCGTTACGCGAACAACCCGATTCTGACACCCCGCGACCTTGCGCCGAGTCAGGAGTCCATGAAGATCGAATGTCTGCTCAATCCGGGCGTTTTCCGCTTCGACGGAAAGACCTGGCTGCTGATCCGGGTCGCCGAGCGGCCCGAACAGCGCGAGGGCGAGATCAGCTTCCCGCTGCTCGACGACGCGAACCGGATTACGGTCATGCGCGTGCCCTCCTCCTCGCCGGAGCTGGACCTGTCGGATCCGCGGGTCATCAGCTACAAGGGCAGCGATTACCTTACGACCATGTCCCACCTGCGGCTCATGAGCAGCACGGACGGCGTCCGTTTTGCCGAAGAGCCGGGCTACGGGCCGATCTTCGGCAGCGACGCCTACGAGTCCTACGGCATCGAGGACTGCCGCGTCACGCTGCTCGAAGGGACGTATTACCTGACCTATACCGCGGTGTCGGCCAACGGCGTGGCCGTGCGGATGCGCAGCACGACGGACTGGAAGCGTTTCACCGACTACGGGCTGGTGCTGCCTCCCCACAACAAGGACTGCACGCTTTTCGACGAGCGGATCGGAGACCTATATTATATGCTCCACCGTCCGAGCAGCCCCGAGATCGGCGGCAATTACATCTGGATCGCCGAGAGCCGCGACCTGCGCCACTGGGGCAACCACCGCTGCGTGGCCCGCACGCGCAAGGGAATGTGGGACAGCGCGCGCATCGGGGCGGGCTGCGCCCCGATACGGACCGGCGAGGGGTGGCTCATGATCTACCACGGCGCCGACGGCGACAACCGCTACTGCCTCGGGGCCATGCTGCTCGACGCGGCGGACCCCTCGAAGGTGCTCGCACGCAGCGACCGGCCGATCATGGAGCCGTCGGCCCCCTACGAGCTGACGGGGTTCTTCGGAAACGTCATCTTCACCAACGGCCACATCGTCGAGGGCGACCGCATCGTCATGTACTACGGCGCGTCGGACGAGGTGATCTGCCGGGCCGACCTCTCGGTGCGGGAGATTCTGGAATCGCTGAAATAGATCAGTTCAAACAATAATCAATAATCCATTAACCGACTTAAAACCAATGAAAAGCTCTCTGACTCACTGCTTCGGTTCGCTGCTTTGCCTGCTGGCGCTGGCCGGCTGCCAGGGCGGCGATGCGTGCTGCGGCGGCGTCCGTTCGACGGCGCTCGACGTCGATCTGACCAACCGTCTCTATCCCAAGGTGAAGACCCCGACCCGATCGCTCGTGGTGGTGGACCTTCAGAACGACAATATCGAAGGCCAGGTGGCGGCCATCGGCTTGCAGGGCATCGTCAATCGCGACAGCGAACAGAAGGTGTACGTGATGAACAGCCGCTGCAAGGATAACCACGGCGGCTGGAAGATCGGCCCGACGGCGATGGCGCAGATGGGGCAGTTCTGGCTCGACCGCGTGCTGACGGACATCCCGCAGGAGACGCTGACGCTGGACAAGACGAAGACCAACCCCGCTTTCACGGCGATGGTGGAGCGTTACAAGGACAAGATCAAGGGCGTGGTCATCTACGACCCGAATCTCGTGCAGGCCACGATCGAGGCCGCGACGACGATCGCCGCGCAGACCGACGGCCTGATCGTCTCGCCGGCGCTCTACGAGCAGGTGAAACCCTACGGATTCCCCGTGATCCAGGACCTGCGCGGCAAGTTCCGCAGCAACATCGAGTGCGTGGACTGGCTCGTGGAGAACTACTTCGACTCGGCCTGCCACGACGTGGCCTTCACCTGGTCGCACATGACCCTCGACTTCGAGGAGAGCTGGGGCGCCGCCAACAAGGACTACGTGGTGGCCAACCGCCTGTTCACCTACTTCCTCGACATCCAGATTCCCGAGGAGTGCCACTACTACGAGAACATCGTGAAGCGTTACCCCGCCGGCACGCAGATCATGGGCTGGACCGACGAGCTGAAGGCCGACAAGCTCTTCGCCGACTACGGCTACGTGATGATTCCCTTCATCTCGGTGGAGAACATGACCGTCATGTCGTCGTTCCCCTCGGTGCAGGGCACGCCCATCGAGCCGAAGGCCTACGAGGCCGATCCCAACACGACCTATGTGGCGATGCTGGTGGCCGACGGCGACAACCTGCTGCATACGATGATCTATGAGCCCTATACGATCGAGGAGTCGGAGCACTTCGGCGACGTGCCCCTGACGTGGGTCATCAATCCGGGCATCGTCGATCTCGCGCCGCGCGTCTTCACGTGGTACGACAAGGTGCTCAAGGAGGCCGGACAGGAGATGGCCGCCATGATGGGCGACGGCTCGCCCAACACGGACCGTTACAGCGGCTTCTCGTTCTACTGCGCGCTGACGCGCCACTACCTCGACCAGGCAGGCATTCTGACCATGAAGCAGATGATCGACGGCGAGTCGGTGGCCTGGAACGTACAGCCCTACTGCGTCGAGGGCGGTTATGCCGGCACGGACTGGCGCGGCATCGAGTCGCACGAGTACCACATGGACGGCAATACCTTCCATATCGGCACGACCAACTCGCGTCCCGAGTACCTCGACAAGGCGCTGGCCCGCACGCCCGAAGGGGAGCCGTACTTCCTCTCGGTGATGATCGGGACGGCCAGCGAGGACGCTGCGACCTATGCCACGGAGGTGAAGAAGTACCTCGAGTCGCGCAACGACGGCCGCAAGTACGTCTTCGTGCGCACGGCCGATCTGGCCGCCACCTACCGCGCCTACAAAGGACTTCCGATCAAGTAGATCCGTAAAAACGGCCGATTCCGTTCCGGTGTGCCCGCACGACGGGCGCACCGGAACGATCGGACATCCCCGGCCTGCGCAGGCCGCGATCCGCGAAACCGAGGCAAACGACAAAATAACAACCTGAAACCGACAAAAACGAAACTCCGGAAAAATCAAGGAAAACAGACCACCGACCGGTCCGCGGGACACAGTGTTCTTGCGCGACCCTGAAATGACAACCGATCAAACTTCTTAACGATTAAAAAATGCTATGAAAAAAAGCTTACTGAAATTGGCTTTTGCAGCAGTGATAGCGGTGCTTGCGGTTCCGTTCGCAGGCAGCCGGGCTGTTGCTCAGACCCGCAATCTGACGGGAACCGTCGTCGATAAGCAGGGCAATCCCGTGATCGGCGCGGCCGTAGTCGTCGAAGGAACGACGAAAGGAACCTCGACGGGGGTGGACGGCTCGTTCTCGCTCGACGGGGTGAAGGAGAACGCGAGCCTTACGGTCTCCTTCATCGGTTACAAAACCCTCACTACCCCCCCCCTCGGGGCGAAAACATCCATCACGATCACGCTGGAAGAGGATACGCAACTGCTCGACGATGTGGTGGTGATCGGTTACGGCGTGCAGCGTAAGAGCGACGTGACGGGGTCGATCACTTCGATCAAGGAAGACGTCTTCCAGTCGCGTTCGGTCGAGAATGCGCAGCAGGCGTTGCAGGGCAAGGCTCCGGGCGTGCAGGTGCTCTCCTCGTCGGCCGCTCCGGGTTCGTCTCCTTCGATCCGTATCCGCGGTTTCTCGTCGAACAACTCGGGTGCTTCGGAGCCGCTGTATGTGGTGGACGGTCTGAAAGTTTCGGACATTTCCTACCTGGATCCCTCGTCGATCGAGTCGATGGAGATCCTCAAGGACGGCGCTTCGGCCGCCATCTACGGTGTCGAGGCCGGTAACGGTGTCATTCTCATCACGACCAAGAAGGGCAAGAAGGGCGAGGGCCGCATTTTCTACGATTTCACCTACGGCATCACCTCGCTGGCCCGCAAGGCCGATCTGATGAACGCCGAGCAGTATGTGGCCTATCAGACGGCGGCCGGAAACAGCCAGGTGCTCACTCCGTGGGACGGCAAGACCGATACCGACTGGTTCGACGTGCTCTACGGAGACAATGGTTCGTTCCAGCGCCATACGGCCGGAATCGAAACGGCCAACGACAACGGATCGGTGTACGCTTCGCTGTCGTATATGGACAACGACGGTATGTATTACGGCGACAAGGACTGGATGAAACGCATCACCTTCCAGCTCAACGGCGACTACAAGATCAAGAAGTGGCTGACCTTCACGACCAACAATACGATCGAGAGTTCGCGTTATCAGAAACAGACCGACGGCGTGGGTACGGGCAATCAGGCGATCAACCCCTACGGTATGGACCCGCTGCTGCCCGCTTTCTACGACAAGGACAATCTGCCTGCGTATATGACCGAACTCATCGCACAGCAGGGCGACGATCTGTTCATGAAGAACGGGAACGGGGACTATGTGGCCGTTCCCTTCGCCGCCAAGGATGCTACCAGCCCGCTGACGCACTATTACAGCAATACGGGAAATCATAAGGATTTCGCTCTGCGCGGCACTTCGTCGCTGATTCTCACTCCCGTCAAGGGCCTTACCGTCACTTCGCGTGTCGGCTACCGGCTCGAATCGACCAATTACAGTTTCTACGGAGAACCGACCTACATGGCCGTATCGTCGCGTACGAATCTGCAATTGGAGGGTAAGACCACGATGAACCGGTTCTACATGTGGGAGAACTTCGCCAACTACAACCGTACGTTCGGCAAGCATGCGATCAGTGCGATGGTCGGTATGGCCTATCAGTACGAGTGGAGCAACTACACTTCGGGTTCG from Alistipes dispar carries:
- a CDS encoding GxGYxYP domain-containing protein, producing the protein MKSSLTHCFGSLLCLLALAGCQGGDACCGGVRSTALDVDLTNRLYPKVKTPTRSLVVVDLQNDNIEGQVAAIGLQGIVNRDSEQKVYVMNSRCKDNHGGWKIGPTAMAQMGQFWLDRVLTDIPQETLTLDKTKTNPAFTAMVERYKDKIKGVVIYDPNLVQATIEAATTIAAQTDGLIVSPALYEQVKPYGFPVIQDLRGKFRSNIECVDWLVENYFDSACHDVAFTWSHMTLDFEESWGAANKDYVVANRLFTYFLDIQIPEECHYYENIVKRYPAGTQIMGWTDELKADKLFADYGYVMIPFISVENMTVMSSFPSVQGTPIEPKAYEADPNTTYVAMLVADGDNLLHTMIYEPYTIEESEHFGDVPLTWVINPGIVDLAPRVFTWYDKVLKEAGQEMAAMMGDGSPNTDRYSGFSFYCALTRHYLDQAGILTMKQMIDGESVAWNVQPYCVEGGYAGTDWRGIESHEYHMDGNTFHIGTTNSRPEYLDKALARTPEGEPYFLSVMIGTASEDAATYATEVKKYLESRNDGRKYVFVRTADLAATYRAYKGLPIK
- a CDS encoding SusC/RagA family TonB-linked outer membrane protein, yielding MKKSLLKLAFAAVIAVLAVPFAGSRAVAQTRNLTGTVVDKQGNPVIGAAVVVEGTTKGTSTGVDGSFSLDGVKENASLTVSFIGYKTLTTPPLGAKTSITITLEEDTQLLDDVVVIGYGVQRKSDVTGSITSIKEDVFQSRSVENAQQALQGKAPGVQVLSSSAAPGSSPSIRIRGFSSNNSGASEPLYVVDGLKVSDISYLDPSSIESMEILKDGASAAIYGVEAGNGVILITTKKGKKGEGRIFYDFTYGITSLARKADLMNAEQYVAYQTAAGNSQVLTPWDGKTDTDWFDVLYGDNGSFQRHTAGIETANDNGSVYASLSYMDNDGMYYGDKDWMKRITFQLNGDYKIKKWLTFTTNNTIESSRYQKQTDGVGTGNQAINPYGMDPLLPAFYDKDNLPAYMTELIAQQGDDLFMKNGNGDYVAVPFAAKDATSPLTHYYSNTGNHKDFALRGTSSLILTPVKGLTVTSRVGYRLESTNYSFYGEPTYMAVSSRTNLQLEGKTTMNRFYMWENFANYNRTFGKHAISAMVGMAYQYEWSNYTSGSTNGLTNDADNFHHLDYASADATKGVGGKVGESSSISYFGRIGYTFDDRYNIMVNFRADAFDRSKLDKKARWGYFPSVSAGWTISNEPFMRDIDPKSLSFLKLRASYGINGNIRTLSGFPYLSSMNVGEYYPMNGQLITTIYPSDVLANKDLKWETARQVDVGVDARFLNNRLTFGMDFYNKNTVDQLVILTPPLSTGTTSMAKNVGKVNNHGFEFELGWQDQAGEFSYGVNANLATINSEVKKLEGPRILDGIVAFDKGQPMWSYYGWKYLGVDKEDGSAIYYDKDENGTIDDKDKVYLGSAIPDFTYGITLNAAYKGFDLTVFGSGSYGGELMLSAARNTPAANKPSVLWTESWDVMGAKAKYPHPDPIGDKYAGDSSMWLKSGSYFKIKQIQLGYTLPSSITKKIAISRLRVYVSLDNFFCISSYWGMDPEAVSATSAIGMDYGDYPTPKTLTFGANLSF
- a CDS encoding glycoside hydrolase family 130 protein yields the protein MRYANNPILTPRDLAPSQESMKIECLLNPGVFRFDGKTWLLIRVAERPEQREGEISFPLLDDANRITVMRVPSSSPELDLSDPRVISYKGSDYLTTMSHLRLMSSTDGVRFAEEPGYGPIFGSDAYESYGIEDCRVTLLEGTYYLTYTAVSANGVAVRMRSTTDWKRFTDYGLVLPPHNKDCTLFDERIGDLYYMLHRPSSPEIGGNYIWIAESRDLRHWGNHRCVARTRKGMWDSARIGAGCAPIRTGEGWLMIYHGADGDNRYCLGAMLLDAADPSKVLARSDRPIMEPSAPYELTGFFGNVIFTNGHIVEGDRIVMYYGASDEVICRADLSVREILESLK
- a CDS encoding glycoside hydrolase family 2 protein gives rise to the protein MKRTFLLTAAILAALSAAAQWQPAGDRIKTVWGENLDPQNVLPEYPRPQLVRGEWQNLNGLWNYAIRPLGETPEEFDGEILVPFAAESALSGVGRCPGAANGLWYERTFSVPEKWHGKRVLLHFGAVDWKTDVWVNGIAVGSHTGGFTPFAFDITEALAKNGNTLRVRVWDPTEKSYQPRGKQSDRPEGIWYSSVSGIWQTVWLEAVPQRYIREVRTTPDLDRKRFLVEAPLSEAVPGDLVEVALYDGETQVAAGRALNGAPVELSVAEPKLWSPDTPFLYDLKVTLRHDGRIVDQVRSYTAMRKFSTGRDRHNVPRLMLNDKPLFQFGPLDQGWWPDGLYTAPTDEALAYDIVKTKELGYNMIRKHVKVEPARWYYHCDKAGIIVWQDMPSGDITPGSPRWQMNRYFTGEEKQRSPESEACYRKEWREIIDCLRPFVSIGVWVPFNETWGQFKTPEIAAWTKAYDPTRLVNAASGGNHYRAGDMLDQHNYPMPALLLFDTDRVSVLGEFGGIGQVVEGHLWEKDRNWGYVRFNSPREVTDEYEKYAEELLRHLRYFSAAVYTQTSDVETEVNGLMTYDRKVMKVEPERIREINRKVCNALNE